In bacterium, the DNA window AACTGCGACAGTATGGTGATTGTTCGAAGCACAGCCGCGCAAGGAGGAGCATCTTACCTGTCCGCCAGTTCCGGGCAGATAAACCGGTTTGAATGCAGAGGTAACAGTGCGCTTGAAAGCGGCGGAGCATACTTGATTCAAGGCTCGAACGTGAACCTCTCGCGCGGACTGATCCTGGACAATTACTCCGTTCTGAGTGGTGGCGGATTGTCATTACTGAATGACTCGTCGCACGTGACAAGATGCACCATCGTATCAAATTCCTCTCAACTTGGTTCGGCAGCTTACGTGGAGAACTCGACGTCATTGATTTCCTCCTGTATGATTGCCGAAAACGGCTCCGCAATTCACTTCCGAAACGGCGCAGCTTCACGAGTAGAGTATTCAAATTTCGACCGCAACGCTGAGGCCAACTTCACCTTCCACCAGAATAGCAATGGTCACGGACCCTCACAAATTGGACTTCTCATAGCCGGGAACCACCTTGACCACGGTTCGGATATCTACTCAAATATTTTTGCTGTCGCGGGATTTGTCAATTCCGGTGCCGGAGATTTTCGCATACTGGAGAATTCTGATTGCATGGATGCCGGCGACCCGCTTTTGGACTGCGATGATGATTTGACCTTCATCGAGATCGGAGCATATCACACGCCGCACACTGAGAATCCGTGGCCGCCGGATGAGTTGTCCGTCGAGGTTCTGGCAGGCGACTCCTTAAACCTCAATTGGCGATCGGCAAAGCCTTTCCGGATGTGTAACCCTGATGGACTTTTTTACGTTGTAGAGCAGGAAGATTCAGCGGGTGTTTGGCAAACGACAACCGTTACGCCGGACACGTCCTGCACAATACCCGCTCAAGCATCAATTGGAAGAGTGACGTCAGTCCGCGTTCGGTCGCAAGTCGGACCTTAGTGAATTGGCGTTGTTTGACTCAAGCCGGACGGAATCGTCCGGCTTTTTTGTTGAATGGAAACCGCCTCTTGGGCTTGAAAACAGCCAAAAAGAACTTCGGCCACGGGGTTGATTTTGCGGCAATGATGCATTATGATAAAGAAAGTTCCGGTTGCATACGACACGGACAGCATTTACTCCAGAGCACAGATTCTGGACGCTTTGGTAAAGAATTAAATCAACAAGTTAAAAACAGACTAATTTAGTCCGATTTAGCTGTTTATTTCCCAGCCAGACGATAACACTTTTTCAGACAGCCACCGATCACTTCGGATTACGCCTCCTCAAATTCCAAGATTGCATGAACGAAAAGCGCAGAGAACCGATTGGAGAAGTGAAGCAGATTCAAAAGTGCGCACACTGTTCACTTCCTGTCCCGCCTGCGCGACAACTGAAGACCGGGGAGGCATTCTGCTGCGCAGGTTGCGAAGCAGTGTATGCGATTCTTCATGAATCGAACCTTGAGGACTACTATTCCATCAGGGAGAATCTCGGCGCAGGCAAAATCGGACCTGCGCGAATATCGGGGAAAACGTTTCAATACTTTGATGATGCTGAATTCCTGAAGAGATACGCGGAGCCTCGAGCTGAAGGACTACTCGGCATCCGATTCTATTTGGAAGGTGTGCACTGCGCGGCTTGCTCGTGGCTGGTTGAAAAGGTGCTGCTGGGGCGTGAAGGCGCAACATTCGCTCAGCTTGATTTGGGGCGCAATATTGTCGAAATTGTCTTTGACCCACGCATAATTAGACTAAGCCGGCTGGCACATGCGCTGGACAGATTCGGCTACACACCGCATCCTCTGCTGGAGGACAGCGTTGCACAAGCTCGAAAGAAGGAGACCCGGAGTTTACTGCTCAAAATGGGGGTTGCCGGAGCGGTGGCAGGAAACATCATGCTGCTCGCGGCGGCGCTGTATGCCGGAGAGTTCACGGGAATTGAAGAAGATTTGGCAAATCTCTTTCGTTGGATCAGTTTCGGGCTTGCGCTTCCGGCTGTGCTGTACTCCGCTCAGCCCTTCTATCGCGGCGCGATATCCGGCCTGAAAGCCGGGATGCTTCACATGGACTTGCCCATCAGTCTTGGCATAATCGCCGCCATGTCGGTCAGCGTGGTCGCAACGGTACAGGAACGCGGCGAGGTGTATTTCGACAGCCTTGCCGTTCTCGTTTTTCTCTTGCTAGTTGGCAGAATGCTTTTGAGCAGGGCGACTGCTCGGGCGGCAGATGCAGCCGAAACGCTTATTGAACAGGCACCGCGGACAGTTCGCCGGGAATCGGATGGAAAAGTGGAGGATATCGCTCTTGCGGCCGCAGATGCTGGAGACACTTTGTTATTTCTACCCGGTGATGTTATTGCCGTGGACGGCGTCGCCCTTCAAGCCGCTTGGGTGACGGAGTCGCATTTGACGGGAGAGTCTTATGCAGTGTTCAAGGATGTGGGGGCAACGGTCTATGCAGGCTCACAGGTAGTATCTGTACCGCTAAGATTGCAAGCAACTGCGGTGGGTGCATTTACCAGACTTTCGCAGCTTTCCGAAATGATTCGCAGGGCGGCAAGTCAGCGAGCCGACATCGTCCGGCTTCACGACAAAATCGCCGGATATTTTGTGGCCACAGTGCTAACCCTTGCGGTGGTAACAGCTGTCATATGGTGGAATATCGACCACAGCAAGGCACTATGGAATGTTGCCGCTCTGCTCGTAATTACTTGTCCCTGTGCTCTGGGACTTGCGACACCGGTTGCCTTGTCAGTCGCGATGGGACGCGCCGCCAAACGTGGACTGTTCATTAAGTCTGCAGAGGCGATAGAACGCGCGGCGACAGTCCGGCATGCTATCCTCGATAAAACCGGGACATTAACTTCCGGTAAGACTGAATTGGTGCGGTCGCATTTCGCGCCTCATTTGTCGATTGCCGATCGCGAGAGATTGATGACGCAGATTTCGACTCTTGAGGGATTTGCGGTACACCCGATTGGTGCGGCGCTCCGTCAAACCGGGCAAAAATCGCTTCCAGCCAACGATGTGCAGGTTTTTCCCCAAGGGATTACCGGAAACGTGGACGGTCAAACCATTGCAATCGGTTCGCGGCGGTTCATGCGGGAAATGGAATGCACCGAGGGGGCTTGGACGGCGAACACAGAAGGCAATGTGCAGGCAGCGCGAGACGGTCGTGTTTGCGCGGTGTTTCTGGTCACTGATCCCATCAACCCGGATGCCAAACTCGCAGTCGAGAACCTGCAAGGTAAAGGCGTGACCGTCGAACTATTGAGCGGAGATCGAACGGATGAAGTGATGCGAGTTGCGGCGGCTCTGGATATATCAGACGCCCGTGGCGACGCGTCGCCGGAAGAAAAGTTGATTCGGGTAAATGAGCTTGAGTCCGGTGGTGTCCGCACGGCGATGTTTGGCGATGGAGTGAACGATGCAGCCGCGTTATCCCGGGCAACTGTGGGTGTTTCAGCGGCAGAGGCTGCGGATGTCGCCCGCAGTTCGGCGGACGTGTTTGTTTCGCGGCGTGGACCGGCCGCTTTCGCAGAGCTGGTGACTCTGTCCCGCAATACGATGCGGACAATCAAGCGCAATGTCATTATTGCAATTGGATACAACGCACTTGGAGCCGGATTGGCCATGGCGGGACTCGTTTCACCGCTCTTGGCCGCCCTGCTCATGCCTCTTTCTTCTGTTACGGTTTTGACATTGGCCGTCCGCGGCAGCAAGCTATGAACATCCTCTATTGGCTGATGGCACTGGCGGTGATATTCATCCTCGTGTTTGTTGTTCTGTATTTATGGGCTGTGCGCAGCGGTCAATTCGACGATCTCGAATCACCGGCGCATCGAATTCTCTTGGACGAAGCAGATTCATCTAAAGATAAAGACGGGAAGTAACTGTATGGCGATGGAAACCTTTCGCTATGATTACGACATCGTCCGCAAGTTCACGATTGTCACCCTATTGTGGGGTGTCGTGGGCATGCTTGTCGGTGTCATTGCTGCGGCACAGCTGGCCTTCTGGCAGCTTAATTTTGACACGTCATGGCTGACGTTCGGGCGGCTTCGTCCACTTCATACAAACGCCGTGATTTTTGCCTTTGCCGGAAACGCGATTTTCGCCGGTGTGTACTATTCCATGCAGCGATTGCTGAAGACGCGCATGTACAGCGACACACTCTCAAAGATTCATTTCTGGGGCTGGCAGCTGATAATTGTGCTGGCGGCAATTACACTCCCGCTTGGCATTACGACCAGTAAGGAGTATGCGGAGCTTGAATGGCCCATTGACGTCTTAATTGCACTCGTTTGGGTTGTGTTCGGAATAAACTTCTTCGGCACAATTATGAAGCGACGTGAGCGTCACCTTTACGTCGGAATCTGGTTCTACATCGCGACGGTGCTGACCATTGCCATGCTTCATATTGTCAACAGCCTTGCAGTACCGGCCACACTTTTCAAGAGCTACTCGGTGTTTGCCGGCGTGCAGGACGCGCTGGTGCAGTGGTGGTACGGACATAATGCCGTCGGGTTTCTGTTGACGACACCATTTCTGGGAATGATGTATTACTTCATGCCCAAGGCCGCAAACCGTCCCGTTTACAGTTACCGGCTGTCAATCATCCACTTCTGGGCATTGGTCTTCATGTATATCTGGGCAGGGCCGCATCACCTTCATTACACTGCACTGCCCGATTGGGCGCAGACTCTCGGGGCGGTGTTCAGCGTTATGCTGATTGCGCCATCGTGGGGTGGCATGCTGAACGGCCTGCTGACGCTCCGCGGCGCATGGAATAAAGTCCGGCAGGATCCGATTCTGAAGTTCTTTGTGCTGTCCGTGACATTTTACGGCATGTCCACCTTCGAAGGACCGATGATGTCCATCAAGGCCATCAACTCGCTGACTCATTACACAGACTATACCGTTGCACACGTGCACGGCGGAGCCTTAGGTTGGGTCGGATTCATGGTATTTGGCATGTTTTATTATCTTGTGCCTAAACTGTGGAAAACCGAACTTTATTCAAAAGGAATGGCCACTACGCACTTCTGGGTTGCAACAATCGGCATTCTGCTTTATATCGTACCGATTTGGACTGCGGGAATTATGCAGGGATTGATGTGGCGCGCATTTGATGCCGATGGCTTACTTCAGTATCCAAATTTCGTCGAAACGTCACAGCGAATACTGCCGTTTTACCATACCCGCGTTCTTGGCGGATTGCTGTACCTTGCCGGAATCATCTTGATGTGCTACAACGTTTGGAAGACGGTTAGAAAAGCAGAGGTGGTGGAGGACGAAGAGGTGACCGCGCCGTCGCTGGCAAGCCTGAAGCCGGCCAATTATGGCGGGAAGACCTATTGGCACCACGTGCTTGAGGGCCAGCCGTTCGCATTTGCAATTCTAACCACGGTTCTCATAACGATCGGCGGTATTGTTGAAATTGGACCGCTTTTAATGCCGAAGAGCTATGTTCCCATTCATGCGAGCGCGGCTGTTCCATATTCGCCGCTGGAGCTCGAAGGTCGCGATATCTATATCCGTGAAGGCTGCTACAACTGCCATTCACAAATGATTAGACCCCTGCGGGACGAAGTGCTGCGATATGGCGAATACTCCAAGCCGGGCGAGTTCGAATATGATCACCCCTTCCAATGGGGATCGAAGCGAACCGGACCGGACCTTGCTCGTGTCGGCGGCAAGTATCCGGATCACTGGCATTACCTGCATTTCATGGACCCGCGCTCGACATCGCCAGGTTCCATCATGCCCCGCTATCCGTGGCTCGCTGAAAATGAGTTGAACATAGAGGATATCCAGGCAAAACTCAGAGCACAGGTAATTCTGAATGTTCCGTACAGCGAATCTGATATCGAGAATGCTCCTGCGGCCATGAGGTCACAGGCAGCTCAAGTCGGAGAACGACTTGCCGCTGAGGGCATCACCGGCATGGAGAACAAGGAAATGGTGGCGGTCATCGCTTATCTGCAAAGGCTCGGTAAACAGCCCGTACAACTTCTGGCAGGACAATAATGCTGCGAGATATGATAACAAATGCCGGTTCGAACATCTGGTCGATTATCTCGTTGATCATCATGTTCGTAGCTTTCGCCGCTGTAATTTGGTGGACATTTTCCGGCAAGAAGAACCGTTTTGAAACCGAGAGTCATCTTCCGCTACAGGACGACGACGAACAAGTAACTAACTCGCATTCTACGAGAGGTCTTTCCTCATGAGCGATAAGCATCGCGACAATAAGCCCGAAGAACTTTTGCCGGGTGACTTCATTCCCGAACAAGAGCTGCTCGACCACGAATACGACGGGATTCAGGAAGCGGACAATCCGCTGCCGAAGTGGTGGGTGCAGCTGTTTTTGATTTGCGTTGTGTTCGCGGTCGTATATACGCCACTCGTTCACATGTTCAACCTGCTTCCGAGAGACTATTTGAAGCGCGATATGGCAAAGGCTGCTCTGCTCGCTGAGCAGCGTGAAGCCGAACTCGTTGCCTCAGGGTTCTATGACAAAGACCCGGTCGCCGCCGGCAAGAAGTACTTCGGCACCTTCTGCGTCTCGTGTCACGGAGCGTATGGTGAAGGCGGAATCGGACCCAATTTGACGGACAATTTCTGGATCCATGGTCCCGACGAGGTGAACATCATGAACACCATCGTCAATGGCGTCGCCGCGAAGGGCATGCCGACATGGGGACCAATACTGGGAGAGCGGAAGATCAAGATGATCACCGCGTACGTAATGACTCTATGGAATTCGCCTCCTCCAGCGGCAGGCAAAAAGGCTGAAGGCGAACCTTACGATATGGCGACAATTCGATCCGCTGCGACCAATGCCGCCGTTGACACCGCGGCCGCCGGTGATGCCGCAAAGAAAATGTAGCTGCTAAATGATTGATTTGACCGGGGAGGGGGAAGGATTGAGCTTGGAAAAGTCGAAACAACTGCCAGTGATGAACACGCCTGAAATGCCCAGCATGAGTGCCACAATTGGCAAGCAGGGCAAGAGGAAGTGGGTTTATCACGATATCGCGAAGGGAAAGTGGGCGTCACGGCGAAAGATCGTGATAGCCGTCTTGATTGTGTTCTATCTCGCGGCTCCATGGATTACCATCAACGGCAATCCGTTCATGCTGTTCGATCTCGTCAGCCGCAGGTTCTCGTTCTTTGGCCACACATTTCTCGCTACCGACCTCTACTTGCTCGCGCTGCTGCTCGTGATGTCGGTGCTGGCGCTGTTCTGGTTCTCAGCGATGTTCGGAAGGCTGTGGTGCGGCTGGGCATGTCCGCAAACGGTTTATTTGGAAGGAATCTTCTATCGAATAGAGCGCTGGATAGAAGGCAATCCGCGGCAGCGCCGGGAGCTGGATAACGGTCCCCGCGATGATGCCTATTGGACTCGAAAACTTTTCAAACACGCCGTATTCTGGCTGCTTGCTACCGGGATGAGCCTGAGCTTCACGGCCTATTTTATCGGACCTGAAGCTTCGTACGAGATGTTCTGGACCTTCGGAGCATCTCATCCAACGGCAATGGTCGTTGCGGTCGTGCTGACTGCGTTGACTTACTTTAATTTCGCGTGGTTTCGCGAGCAGTTTTGTCACTTTCTTTGTCCCTATGCGCGCATTCAGTCGGTGTTCATTGACGATCACAGTCTGATTGTCGGATACGACCATGACCGTGGCGAGCCGCGCGGTGGAATGCGACGTGCGGATTCAGACACTAAAGGTGACTGTGTTGCCTGTAACCGCTGCGTCCAGGTCTGTCCGATGGGCATTGACATCCGCAATGGCCTTCAGCTCGAATGTATTCAATGCACTGCCTGCATTGACGCATGTGATACCGTGATGACCAAGATTAAACGGCCGCTTGGTCTGATTCGCTACGATTCGCTGGCCGGAATCGAGCACAAGGCGCATAAATTCGTGCGGCCGCGTGTGCTTCTCTATTTAGCAGTCTTTCTCCTGCTTGGAGTGATGTTCGTGTACCGGCTTTCGATTCGCGAAGTCGTCGATTTCGCCGTGGTCCGTCCTGCTGGAACCCCTTATATCGTACAGGAGGACGGCAACGTGCGCAACATGCTGCAAATGCACTTCACTAACACCGATGCGCGCACGCGTTCAGTGACCGTCAAACTTGAGTCGCCTGTCCCCGCTCAGTTGATGGTACTTGGCGAACCAATTGAACTGATTCCGGGAGAACGCGTCAAGGCTGAAGCGTTCGTGATGGTGGCCAAGGAGCACATTAAAACCGCTGCGACCGAAATGGAATTCAAACTGATGGACGGCAGCGAGGAAATTGGCACTGCCTCCGCGAAGTTTCTGGGGCCGGTGTTTTCCGAACATCATAACGGCCGCGACTAGGATAAACACAAGAAGCAAGATGATGACTGAAGCGCCGCGCACAAAACTGCAGAAATTTCTTGACCAGAATCTCTGGCCAATGATTATAATCGCTGTACTCGCCGGCACCTTTGCAATGAATGCGGTGTTGGTGACAGTGGCGGCAAAGAATCCGCCGGAACTGATGACCGAACGCTATTATGAAAAAGGTGTGAACCTGAAACAGGTCGTCAGTGAAAAGCAAGCAACTTTGCGCACCGGATGGAAAGTCACGGCAGTTGCGGCAGACGAGAGAGATCTTGTCCTTCTGACAATTATTGATGGCGCCGGACTTCCCTGCGACTCGGTCGTCGGAATGTGCAGCCTCTATCGTCCTTCCGACAAATCTCTGGATCAACCCACATCGGCCATTCTGCCGATGGGCAATGGACGCTACGCGGTCAAGGCCGCATCTCCGCTGGTACGTGGCGCGTGGGAGTGTGTCGCAGACTTGAGCCGGGGCGAACAACATTTTCGTGACAGAATTTCCTTTTTTGTGAACTGATATGGAAACACTTTCCGCTGCCATAGTTCCTGCGTTCGTCGTTGGCTTGCTAAGTTCGGCTCATTGTATCGGCATGTGCGGCCCCCTCGCGACATTGGGGTGCCGTTCCAGGATGACCGGCGGTGCCTGGGCTCCGTTGGGTTTCACGCTGGGGAAACTGCTCTCCTATTCTAGTCTCGGATTTCTTGCGGCTTCGCTTGGAGCCATATTCATGAACCAAACCGGATTGCAAAAGGCCACCGCGTGGGTTTCAATCGCCGGCGGTGTACTGATGATTCTCGCTCTGGTACTCGCATATGCACTTCCGACGTCCGGCGGATTTCTCGCCAAGGTATCAATAGCGGTTTCAAAACGTGCGTTGCGCTGGGGGAAATGGATGTCACCGGGACTGGGACTCGCTGCCGCGTTATTGCCGTGTGGAGTGCTATATGCAATGGTTGCCCGTTCAGCCGCGGCATCCTCTCCGGTCGAAGGCATGATGATCATGCAGGCCTTTGGCGTGGGAACCATGCCTGCGCTGCTTGGACTTGGCGCGCTGATACAGAAAATTCCGGCACGCTTCAGCAAGTATGGCAACATCGCCGCCGGTACGCTGATGGCGATCACTGCTTTAGTACTTTTATGGAGAGGTGTTGCCGGGCTGGCCGCCAACCACGGGCCTCCACCCTGTTGCACTCACTGACAGAAAAAGTAAAGCGGGTTAGGTGCATGCCTAACCCGCTTGTCGTTGCTGAGGAATCTAAACTATACGGTCTCGGTTTCTCGCACAAGGAACGATGCCGCGGTTTCAATGCCTTCATTGATGGCCGCCGCATCAAATCCCATTCTCTTCAAGAATGTCGCGGCGGAAGTTGATCTCCCCCCTGCCGAACAGTGAACAGCGATTTTTTTGCCGCGTGGCAGTTCGGAAAGCCTGCTCGCCAACCGAGTATGCGGAATACAAACGGCGCCTGGCAAATGACCGTCTTCGTACTCTGCTTCTCCGCGAACATCCAGCAAGAGGTAAGCGTCACCTTGACTTAATGCCTTCTCATAGGTAGTGACGGAAAGCGTTTCCAGAGCAGGCTTGACCTGCTTTCTCCATTTATCGAAGTCATTTGTGCTGCAGTAGCCTAGGATATTGTCCAAACCGATTCGCCACAACAATCGGACTGCCAACTCCGCTTGCGAGTCATGACACAAGACGACAATCTTTTGCTCCGGCTGCACAAACGACCCGGCATAGCCGGTAAAGCTCTTTGTCAATGGCGCCCACAAACTTCCGTGGATGTATCCGCCGAAGAACTGCTCCCGGTCGAGCCGGGTGTCAATAATAATAGTATCCGAATTGCGCGACAGCGCCTGCAGTTTTTCCGGTTGTATCGTCGCCAAACTGAATTCAGATGGAAGCAGCGGCGGTCCCTGCTTGTTCCACCTTTTCATCATCGCAAAGTACATCGGGGGCTCCGGTTGACCGTGCAGAATCTCGCGCACAAATCTCTCTTCACCGCTTTGAGCGGCGCGCAAACTTGAGTTGAACCGCCGTTCATAGCCCACAGTCGAATCTGGTATCGCCCCCAGTGCCTTGCCGCAAACCGAACCCGCTCCATGTCCCGGCCAAAGGTGCAGATAGTCCGGCAACTGAAAAAACTCAAGCAGCGAACGATAAAGTGCACGCGCCGACGGTTCCTTGTTTCCTTGCATGCCGGCGGCAGACTCCAGCAAATCAGGACGTCCAACGTCCCCGACGAACACGAAATCTCCCGTAATTATTCCAATCGGATCGTCCGCTCCGCTGCCTTTGTCTGTTATCATGAAGCAAATATGCTCCGGCGTGTGACCCGGAGTATGCACCGCTTCGATCTCCACATTGCCGACATGAAACACGTCACCATGCTTAAGATGGAACAACCTTGCCGGTGATTCCGCTTGCCATTGATACTGCCAGTCACTGCCCCCCTCACCCGATAGATAGACTCGCACGGAGTAATTGGATGCGAATTCCCGCACACCGCTGACAAAGTCCGCGTGAATATGCGATTCGGCTACTGCGACGATCCGCAAATTGTTCTGAAGAGCGAGCTCCACATAGCGGTCTATGTCCCGTTCCGGGTCAATGAGCAGCGCCTCTCCTGTGGCCTGACAGCCAATCAGATATGCATACTGCGCGAGATAGGGATCTTCAATTTGCTTGAAAAACATGCGGACTCCTTAATGCGGCAATTTCGGCTTGAAGTATCCATACGTCCATGCACCGGCAAATGCGAATAACAAAGGAACAATCATGACCGTCAGACCGGTCCCGACCAGTGTATAAAGCGGACCCGGACAGGCTCCTGTCAATGCCCAGCCCACACCAAAACACGACCCGCCCAGCAGATATCCGCGCCACGGCTTCATGTCCTTTGGCTCAACGTTGATCTCGTTGCCGTCTATGGTCTTGATATTGAACGTGCGAATTATCCTTAGACTGACAGCCGCAGTCACGACACCCGACATCAGCAGACCGTACATGTGAAACGATTGAAACCGGAACATCTCCTGTATGCGAAACCACGAAATTGCTTCAGATTTCGAAATGACGATGCCAAAATAGATTCCGATGGCAATAAAAATGATTTTGTCGCGTAAGGACATTTTGTATGTAGATACTTCGCTCATATTTTGCTATTTGAAGATTAACGGAAACAGGGCGTGTGTCGCAATCAACCCGCCGATAAAGAATCCGCTTACGGCCAGCAATGACGGCCATTGCATGTTTGCCAGTCCCGTAATCCCATGCCCCGAAGTACAGCCGTTCGCCCAGCGCGTGCCGAATCCCACCAGAAAACCGCCGACGGTAAGCAACAATATGGTCGGCCATGTGAACAACGCTTTCCAACTAAAGAGCGAAGCCGGTGCAAGTCCGCTGATATCTGCTATCCCGAGTTTTGCTAAGTCAGTCACTGTTTCCGGCGATATTTGCACTGAGTTTTCCGCTCGCAGCAAGCTTCCGCCGATCCAGCCACCAATGACAAGCCCGCAAACCATCAAGATGAGCCACAGCCCGTCTTTCCGCCAATCGTATCTCAGATACTCGATATTGCTCGGATATACGGCAGCACAGACATGGCGAAGACTGCTTGACATGCCAAAGACCCTCCCCCCCAGAATGAGCAGCAGAGGCACGGTGAGACCAATCAACGGGCCGCTGACATACCACGGCCAAGGCGCCAAAAGTAGTTCCATGTGGGAATCAGTTTAAGTCTAAGAAAATCAACTGCAAATAATCTGACTGTCAGACTAAGTTTACGACTTTCCCCTCACAGTCGCAATGGAATTTCTTTGCCTTGGAAACTTGGAGAGTTGTTTTCCCCGCCATCCGACATTAACTTATATTTCTAAGGCCGTTTTCATACACCTATCCCAGCCAATGCCTCTTTTTCTGCTCCTGCTTTTGACGTCAATTGCTTCCGGTCAGACCTACTGGGAGTACATGCTCCATCCTGAACGGCTGTCTTATGCCCTTGCTGCCGAAATTCAGCACTTCTCAAGCTGGGCCAGAAACGGCAGCAATAGCGACCTCGGCCACTATTATGGTGCTGACCAATATGGCCACCAAAAACTCTGTGATGTCCAAGGTCCCGGTGTGGTCGTGGCTATGTGGTGGACGCAGGACAATCAGACGTCGCAGTGGCGTTGGCGACTGTATGTGGATAACAATACAACCGCTTTGATAGACACTCCTCTGGTCTATCCGTTCGGTGAAATGCACCCCTTCTTGCCCCCAGTTGCCGATAGCTCTTCCGGCGGATATTTCAGCTATGTTCCTATTCCGTTCCAAAACAGTCTCCGGATCACATACAACGATTTTCGCGACATCTATTTTCATGTCACTGTATTGAAACTACCCTCCGGCACTATCGTTGAGCCCTTCACCATGCCG includes these proteins:
- the ccoN gene encoding cytochrome-c oxidase, cbb3-type subunit I — protein: MAMETFRYDYDIVRKFTIVTLLWGVVGMLVGVIAAAQLAFWQLNFDTSWLTFGRLRPLHTNAVIFAFAGNAIFAGVYYSMQRLLKTRMYSDTLSKIHFWGWQLIIVLAAITLPLGITTSKEYAELEWPIDVLIALVWVVFGINFFGTIMKRRERHLYVGIWFYIATVLTIAMLHIVNSLAVPATLFKSYSVFAGVQDALVQWWYGHNAVGFLLTTPFLGMMYYFMPKAANRPVYSYRLSIIHFWALVFMYIWAGPHHLHYTALPDWAQTLGAVFSVMLIAPSWGGMLNGLLTLRGAWNKVRQDPILKFFVLSVTFYGMSTFEGPMMSIKAINSLTHYTDYTVAHVHGGALGWVGFMVFGMFYYLVPKLWKTELYSKGMATTHFWVATIGILLYIVPIWTAGIMQGLMWRAFDADGLLQYPNFVETSQRILPFYHTRVLGGLLYLAGIILMCYNVWKTVRKAEVVEDEEVTAPSLASLKPANYGGKTYWHHVLEGQPFAFAILTTVLITIGGIVEIGPLLMPKSYVPIHASAAVPYSPLELEGRDIYIREGCYNCHSQMIRPLRDEVLRYGEYSKPGEFEYDHPFQWGSKRTGPDLARVGGKYPDHWHYLHFMDPRSTSPGSIMPRYPWLAENELNIEDIQAKLRAQVILNVPYSESDIENAPAAMRSQAAQVGERLAAEGITGMENKEMVAVIAYLQRLGKQPVQLLAGQ
- a CDS encoding cbb3-type cytochrome c oxidase subunit 3; amino-acid sequence: MLRDMITNAGSNIWSIISLIIMFVAFAAVIWWTFSGKKNRFETESHLPLQDDDEQVTNSHSTRGLSS
- a CDS encoding c-type cytochrome produces the protein MSDKHRDNKPEELLPGDFIPEQELLDHEYDGIQEADNPLPKWWVQLFLICVVFAVVYTPLVHMFNLLPRDYLKRDMAKAALLAEQREAELVASGFYDKDPVAAGKKYFGTFCVSCHGAYGEGGIGPNLTDNFWIHGPDEVNIMNTIVNGVAAKGMPTWGPILGERKIKMITAYVMTLWNSPPPAAGKKAEGEPYDMATIRSAATNAAVDTAAAGDAAKKM
- the ccoG gene encoding cytochrome c oxidase accessory protein CcoG; the protein is MIDLTGEGEGLSLEKSKQLPVMNTPEMPSMSATIGKQGKRKWVYHDIAKGKWASRRKIVIAVLIVFYLAAPWITINGNPFMLFDLVSRRFSFFGHTFLATDLYLLALLLVMSVLALFWFSAMFGRLWCGWACPQTVYLEGIFYRIERWIEGNPRQRRELDNGPRDDAYWTRKLFKHAVFWLLATGMSLSFTAYFIGPEASYEMFWTFGASHPTAMVVAVVLTALTYFNFAWFREQFCHFLCPYARIQSVFIDDHSLIVGYDHDRGEPRGGMRRADSDTKGDCVACNRCVQVCPMGIDIRNGLQLECIQCTACIDACDTVMTKIKRPLGLIRYDSLAGIEHKAHKFVRPRVLLYLAVFLLLGVMFVYRLSIREVVDFAVVRPAGTPYIVQEDGNVRNMLQMHFTNTDARTRSVTVKLESPVPAQLMVLGEPIELIPGERVKAEAFVMVAKEHIKTAATEMEFKLMDGSEEIGTASAKFLGPVFSEHHNGRD
- a CDS encoding sulfite exporter TauE/SafE family protein translates to METLSAAIVPAFVVGLLSSAHCIGMCGPLATLGCRSRMTGGAWAPLGFTLGKLLSYSSLGFLAASLGAIFMNQTGLQKATAWVSIAGGVLMILALVLAYALPTSGGFLAKVSIAVSKRALRWGKWMSPGLGLAAALLPCGVLYAMVARSAAASSPVEGMMIMQAFGVGTMPALLGLGALIQKIPARFSKYGNIAAGTLMAITALVLLWRGVAGLAANHGPPPCCTH
- a CDS encoding FixH family protein — encoded protein: MTEAPRTKLQKFLDQNLWPMIIIAVLAGTFAMNAVLVTVAAKNPPELMTERYYEKGVNLKQVVSEKQATLRTGWKVTAVAADERDLVLLTIIDGAGLPCDSVVGMCSLYRPSDKSLDQPTSAILPMGNGRYAVKAASPLVRGAWECVADLSRGEQHFRDRISFFVN
- a CDS encoding heavy metal translocating P-type ATPase → MNEKRREPIGEVKQIQKCAHCSLPVPPARQLKTGEAFCCAGCEAVYAILHESNLEDYYSIRENLGAGKIGPARISGKTFQYFDDAEFLKRYAEPRAEGLLGIRFYLEGVHCAACSWLVEKVLLGREGATFAQLDLGRNIVEIVFDPRIIRLSRLAHALDRFGYTPHPLLEDSVAQARKKETRSLLLKMGVAGAVAGNIMLLAAALYAGEFTGIEEDLANLFRWISFGLALPAVLYSAQPFYRGAISGLKAGMLHMDLPISLGIIAAMSVSVVATVQERGEVYFDSLAVLVFLLLVGRMLLSRATARAADAAETLIEQAPRTVRRESDGKVEDIALAAADAGDTLLFLPGDVIAVDGVALQAAWVTESHLTGESYAVFKDVGATVYAGSQVVSVPLRLQATAVGAFTRLSQLSEMIRRAASQRADIVRLHDKIAGYFVATVLTLAVVTAVIWWNIDHSKALWNVAALLVITCPCALGLATPVALSVAMGRAAKRGLFIKSAEAIERAATVRHAILDKTGTLTSGKTELVRSHFAPHLSIADRERLMTQISTLEGFAVHPIGAALRQTGQKSLPANDVQVFPQGITGNVDGQTIAIGSRRFMREMECTEGAWTANTEGNVQAARDGRVCAVFLVTDPINPDAKLAVENLQGKGVTVELLSGDRTDEVMRVAAALDISDARGDASPEEKLIRVNELESGGVRTAMFGDGVNDAAALSRATVGVSAAEAADVARSSADVFVSRRGPAAFAELVTLSRNTMRTIKRNVIIAIGYNALGAGLAMAGLVSPLLAALLMPLSSVTVLTLAVRGSKL
- the ccoS gene encoding cbb3-type cytochrome oxidase assembly protein CcoS: MNILYWLMALAVIFILVFVVLYLWAVRSGQFDDLESPAHRILLDEADSSKDKDGK